A genome region from Mastacembelus armatus chromosome 8, fMasArm1.2, whole genome shotgun sequence includes the following:
- the soul5 gene encoding heme-binding protein 2 translates to MIYLSGLVGFLLVLTTEARVGNSSELVFCSETKQCLLFDKVCKTDEYEARHYDSVKWVSTEETSFFLEIAIMKGFRRLYDYITGANVNGEKIEMTAPVVVKVPDKYFWETGVYTISFLLPAEYQKNPPSPTNNKVYIRNTPDMTVYVQSYGGWLTTVSDKNTANSLSSALDQTNADYKKGFHYAVGYNSPMTIIYRHNEVWFVAEDEPACSSSEELNFGP, encoded by the exons AT gataTATCTTTCTGGACTTGTTGGCTTTCTGCTGGTGCTAACCACTGAAGCCAGAGTTGG aaaCTCCTCTGAGTTGGTGTTCTGTTCTGAGACAAAACAATGCCTGCTGTTTGATAAAGTTTGTAAGACTGACGAATATGAG GCCCGCCACTATGACTCCGTGAAATGGGTTTCGACTGAAGAGACGTCTTTCTTCTTGGAGATTGCAATAATGAAAGGATTCAGACGGTTGTATGACTACATCACCGGTGCAAATGTGAATG GAGAGAAAATTGAAATGACAGCTCCTGTTGTTGTGAAAGTCCCTGACAAGTATTTTTGGGAAACGGGTGTTTACACAATAAGTTTCTTGCTGCCAGCTGAATATCAGAAAAATCCACCTAGCCCTACTAATAATAAG GTGTACATCCGCAACACACCAGACatgactgtgtatgtgcagaGCTATGGAGGATGGCTGACAACCGtgtctgacaaaaacacagcaaacagtCTGTCCTCTGCCCTTGACCAAACCAATGCAGACTACAAAAAAGGCTTCCACTATGCTGTTGGATATAACAG CCCAATGACGATCATTTACAGGCACAATGAGGTGTGGTTTGTTGCTGAGGATGAGCCAGCGTGTTCCAGCAGTGAGGAATTGAACTTTGGTCCTTAG
- the nr5a5 gene encoding nuclear receptor subfamily 5, group A, member 5 encodes MDVPGYHPQLPQPLVPHLGNYTADLLNLEGSPTSQDSKTEPDGRPQSEESCPICGDKVSGYHYGLLTCESCKGFFKRSVQNNKHYTCAEQQRCPMNLSQRKRCPSCRFQKCLAVGMKKEAVRADRMRGGRNKFGPLYRRDRQRKQQKVYDQANTGPYRIKQGTTPWPTAPNDLYPVSSHASMSLSSDALHQTHMHPNMGETGALIPLDCTMNEDRDLPPSSLPYPELYHCTFSGFTQEKREMPLSYSLVHTNYPVHPTSNNSFTYRRTPVSSPGSAPSSSTLLSQAPTQNRDSPSSTIFLSQLLEGEQEESQLCAKVLASLQREQANRGKHDRLNTFSIMCKMADQTLFGLVEWARNSTLFKELKVEDQMVLLQNCWSELLVLDHLCRQVTYGKESCIYLVTGQQIEVSTIISQAGVTLSSLVSRTQDLVSKLKVLQLDRHEFVCLKYLVLFNPDVKSVQSRRQVEQTQERVNRALMEHTQQNHPGHSDKFGQLLLRLPEVRSISLQIEEYLYQRHLLGDLPCNSLLTEMLHTKHN; translated from the exons ATGGATGTACCTGGTTATCACCCACAGCTGCCACAGCCTCTTGTCCCCCACCTTGGCAACTACACAGCCGATCTGTTAAATCTGGAAGGATCACCAACAT CTCAGGACTCAAAGACAGAACCAGATGGCAGACCACAGTCAGAGGAGAGTTGTCCCATCTGTGGGGACAAAGTATCGGGATACCATTATGGACTGCTCACCTGTGAAAGCTGCAAG ggaTTCTTTAAACGCTCAGTACAGAATAACAAGCATTACACCTGTGCAGAACAACAGCGCTGCCCCATGAACCTTTCGCAGAGGAAACGTTGTCCTTCCTGCCGCTTCCAGAAGTGTCTGGCAGTGGGCATGAAAAAAGAAG CTGTAAGAGCAGATCGCATGCGAGGTGGCAGAAATAAATTTGGCCCTCTGTATCGGCGGGACAGGCAGAGGAAGCAGCAAAAAGTTTATGACCAGGCAAACACTGGTCCCTACAGGATTAAGCAGGGTACTACACCCTGGCCTACAGCTCCAAATGATCTTTACCCTGTGAGCAGTCACGCAAGTATGTCATTGTCCTCTGATGCTTTACATCAAACCCACATGCATCCAAACATGGGGGAGACGGGTGCACTCATACCTCTGGACTGCACAATGAACGAAGACAGAGACCTCCCTCCTTCATCCCTGCCTTACCCTGAACTGTACCACTGCACCTTCTCTGGATTCACccaggagaaaagagaaatgccGTTAAGCTACAGCCTGGTTCACACAAACTATCCAGTGCACCCAACCTCAAACAATTCATTCACATACAGAAGAACACCAGTATCATCCCCCGGCTCAGCACCCAGTTCATCTACGCTACTCTCACAAGCTCCCACCCAAAACCGAGACAGTCCTTCATCAACCATCTTCCTAAGCCAGCTCTTGGAGGGAGAGCAAGAGGAGAGCCAGCTGTGTGCCAAAGTGCTGGCCAGCCTGCAAAGAGAACAGGCCAACCGAGGCAAACATGACCGCCTAAACACATTCAGCATCATGTGCAAAATGGCTGACCAGACACTGTTTGGGCTTGTGGAGTGGGCCAGGAACAGTACACTCTTCAAGGAGCTCAAG GTGGAGGACCAGATGGTGCTGCTGCAGAACTGTTGGAGTGAGTTGCTGGTCCTGGATCACCTTTGCAGACAGGTGACCTATGGAAAAGAGAGCTGCATATATCTAGTCACAGGACAAcag ATTGAAGTATCAACCATCATCTCACAAGCAGGAGTGACACTGAGTAGCCTGGTATCAAGGACCCAAGACCTGGTGTCCAAACTGAAGGTACTTCAGTTAGACAGACATGAGTTTGTCTGTCTCAAATACTTGGTGCTATTCAACCCTG ATGTGAAGTCTGTGCAGAGCCGCAGGCAGGTAGAACAGACTCAAGAGAGGGTGAACAGGGCCCTAATGGAACACACTCAGCAGAATCATCCAGGGCACTCAGACAAGTTTGGCCAGTTGCTACTCCGGCTGCCTGAAGTACGTAGCATTAGCTTGCAAATTGAGGAGTATTTATACCAGCGCCACCTTCTGGGAGATTTGCCTTGTAACTCTCTACTCACTGAGATGCTTCACACGAAGCACAACTAG